The Tripterygium wilfordii isolate XIE 37 chromosome 18, ASM1340144v1, whole genome shotgun sequence nucleotide sequence TGCTTAGTTCCTTGATTTGGCTCATGGAAACTTTGAAGAGATGCGGAGAAAAGAAAAGTTTCCGTTGCCTTTCTTGTGTTGTCAAACATTTAGGTTTAGCACACATAACCACTTAGTTGGTCAAGGAAAGCCCGGTCAATGATGCCAATTGCCAATTTACCAATGACATGTTAAATCTTCTTCTCAGCAGTGCCTGTCTTCCTAAGTTATTTACTGATATGTGCAAGGGTCAAGATTGAAGTAGTTTCTGTATAAATTTATAAGCGTGactgttttgttaatgttgGTTTAGCAATGTTGACAAaattatttggaattgcttagtcTTGGGTTCTGAAATGTCTTGAATAGGTGGAAGATGGCATAGAGATAGCTGTATGAGGTAAAATATCTATGTGGTTCGAAAAATTTAGGATGCCTCGACTTTCCTGGCGTTTTAATTTGTTGTTAGCAATTAATGCCAAATATGTGGTAAATACTTCAAATGCTTTGCTAGCAAGATTTAAAACAACATTGTGTATACATTTTGTTACAATCTACTCTTTTGCATGCTTCATTTATGTTAGCAATTTCTCAAGTTGGTGTTTCGTAGGACTTCTTTTTACCCAACTTGGCATGTTGGAGTGttgcatttttttccctttttaatgGTTTGAGGTGCAACTTGAAGGTCACAAGGTCAAACCATGGAAATAGCTTCTCTGCATATTATGCGGGGAGAAGGCTCTTTGCATGTCCCCAACCTTTCCCACTGCAGGAGTCTTGTACACGAGATttgtttatcttctttttttttttaataatttgaacTCTTTTTGAGCATGCATATGTTGGttctttgttttgattcatATGCTTCTTTGGTGTCTTATGGCATAGGTTGTTGACCTTTCACATTTTGGACGAATAAGAGGTACTATTATGGTTTCCTACTTCATTCTTTTAATATTAGCTTGGTTATCTTGCATTTTAGTTTTACATTTTGAGgtgtttgggggggggggggggggggggggggtggttcTTCTACTTCATATTTGAAAATTGACTTTCGTTATCTCTTTGATTGCTTTATATGTTTAGGTTAATTTGTAATGCATGATGTCGTTTTTACTAGATTAATGCTCTAAAGTTTTCCTAGTTAACAAAGAAATTGTATTCAATTTGTGTGAACTGTGAAGTCAGTGGAGATGACCGTGTGCACTTTCTTCACAACCAAAGCACCTCAAATTTTGAATGCCTTAAAGATGGACAGGTAAGCTAAGATTCTTTTGTATTTACATTATGAAGTTATGCTGcggtctctgtgtgtgtgtatatgcgtGGAATgtttttttaagtatttgttgtgATAATATAGTTAATTGATGGAATTTGTTAACTTAATTTCCTTAGGGATGTGAGACTGTTTTTGTTACACCAACAGCTCGGACAATAGATATTGCTCATGCATGGATCATGGTAATCCCCGTTGTCATGCATATATCTCATAGTTATCATTTTTAGTAGTTCGTTGACTAACAAGTATTTTTGTGATATCCACAGAAGAATGCAATTATGTTAGTGGTCTCACCAACGATGAGTGGGATCATTGCTAATATGCTGAACAAGTATGTGCATCATGTTTGGGAtatcttttttatttgaattctGTTTATGAATTTTGTATAGTCTACACTCTCTTTGTGGCCTTTTCATGAAATAATGTTAAGTTCACACTACGGAGGTTAAGACCTCAATCATTTTATTTTACAATTAACCAATGGACTTTTGCTTTGCAGTGTAGTTTTATAAGCAAGACCTAGAATAAGTTTTGAAGACGATATTATTGACAATTAAATTATGTGTATAGACACATTCTATTGAATCAATTGGATAAACAGTATGATGAAATAGAACAAGATAAATGTTGAGGTGGATGCATAGTTGACTGCAGAGGATGAAAGTTAAAACTGTTAGTGGTAACCATAGATAAGTGTTTCGAAGAGATGATTGATCTTGTTATGGGTAAGAGGACCATCAATAGGGTACAGTTTTTAAGAGGTACTTTCCTTTGGTATTTAAATGACCAATGTAAAGAAGTAGTGGACATTATGAATTACATGGTTTTCTTTTCGTTTTTAGGTATATATTTTTTGCTGACAAGGTGGAGATTCAAGATATCACTAAGCAAACTTGCTTCTTTATTTTAGCAGGACCTAAGAGCAACCAAGTATGGAAAGTTCTCAAATTATTTTGTACTCTATCTCTATATGTACAAATGAGATATTTACAAGGCTGGATTTATTGATCTTGATTGCTGCAACTGTGATATATAAACAGTTAATCCACAACCTGGATCTTGGTGATCTTGTTGGACAACCATGTGGCACGCATCGGCATTACAGTGTAAGACTATGATTTTGTAGATTCTTTCACAAGAAAGTTGAACCATTTGTTTCCTCATTTCTGAAATTGATTAGAGTTGCTATGCTTCTTGTAAAGGTAAAGACAAACATGTGGTCTAAGGCTAGAGTTGCAGAGGTGCAACCTacaggtcacaagttcaattcagtctccacatattatgtgggggtaaagtcTGTATTCATCTTGCTTGTCCCCAACCCCGtccactacgggagccttgtgcacgggtgttgtttacatTTTTGCTTCTTATAGAGGTCAACTGGACTAGTAGTGTACACTTGTTAAATTATTGGGGCTCTTGTTAGTCTTGTTGCAAGTGCTTAGTTCTTTTATCTGCCTAAATATATATTTCCTTCTTATTTTCTGACCAAAAGCATCATGTATTCTCTTTTCGGATCCTCTCATATGTTTCTCTCAGTCAAAGGAGGTCAATTTTTTGTATTGTAATTTCCTATGTGTAACACCAAAGGTTGGTTTATTATTAGTTTACTTTGCACTTTGATTTAAGCTTTAGTAATTATACAGTTCTTTTCAGAAGCCAAGTATGTGATCCAAAGATTCGATACTATGTAAAATGACACAAATCTGATAATTATGTACTGAATTAATCATGGGAGCTAATGGGATAAAAGGAAAATATGAAATATGGAGAATTTTCTTCTAGTATGGAAGTTATGTAGATTTGCAAACAAAGATGATTTAATCTGAATTAGGTTTTTTATAGGAACCTTTACTTATCTGTAGGTAAATGGAATGCCTGTAACTGTGGCAGTGGGAAATATCATTTCGGAAGAAGGTTTTTCACTATTGATGTCACCAGCAGCTGCTGGAACAGTGTGGAAAAATATTCTCTCTGAAGGAGCTATTCCATTGGGGTCTAATGCCTGGGAAAAAATAAGGATTATTCAAGGTGGTGAAGACTTGACTGCATGGTTCAgcttactttcttcttcttcttcttcttcttcttcttctgtttgcCCTGTTACTGGTTTACTCATTTTCAGTAACTTCATGATTGACCTTTGCAGGAAGGCCGGCTCCTGGTAATGAGCTTACAAATGAATTCAATGTACTAGAGGCTGGTCTCTGGAACTCAATTTCTCTAGACAAGGGTACCTCAACTGCTCATCTCAATTCTGTGTGATCAGAAGGATATGAGAATGGCTGATATCGTTCGTATATTTCCAGGGTGCTACAAAGGACAAGAGACAATTTCCAGACTCATAACATATGATGGAGTCAAGCAAAGACTATGGGGCCTTTGTCTCTCAGCACCAGCACAACCTGGCAGCTCGATTTTTGTTGATGGGAGAAAGGTAGGACTTAGGAGTCATTTGCTCATTCAACGTGCTTTTCAAACTGCCTTTTCTCATTAATTCTCCATGTagctctcttttctttttcattttaatgtGGATGTGTGCAGGTGGGCAAGCTGACTAGCTACACATCTGGCCGGAAAGACTCCGAGCATTTTGGTTTAGGCTATGTCAAGAAGCAAGCTGCCACATCTGGAGATACTGTTGTCGTTGGGGACAACGTTATGGGGAAAGTGGTGGAAGTTCCCTTTCTTGCCCGGCAATGTCCACCATCGAAGGCTCAAAACCAGAGTTCCTTAATTATTTAATCTAAGTTTAACTTGCATATGGTAGGGTCCCTATTTCCTCCGACTCTTCAGCTATATCCTTTTTTacacttgaaagttgaaagggTCAGTGATCTGCTATGGTTATTATATGGTGAAGTCTTTTTTAAGTTAAAGGCCATGGAAGTATGTGGGTTGTAGAGGGGTCCGTGAGAAAGATATcatctttattttcttattttttatttttcagttttcattttttcactgatgtagaataaaaaattaagttgGCCATGTTACTATCATCCTGGGTAATCATCAAGCACAAGAGCATGAATCAACCCGACAACCCGTTGTTATTTCTTTTGGTCAGTGCTAGTTGCTACCATCTAAAACACATGTATAGCATCtttactctttttctttttttttgaaatttgaacttttATGTTAATGATGGGTTTTCTTTTAGCTGTGGTTATTTATCTGAAAGCCAGTAATAGATTTGCACTTATGCTTATGATATTGCAATGAAGGTTTGTCTGGCtttcgaaaaaaaaatgaaattcctTCACTATTTACAACATGATTTGTAGAATTAGCATCTATAGTGACTTTTAAACTGTGGATCATGAAGACAGAGGAAGAGAGGGATCGGAAGAAATCGAAGGTAAGCAACCAAGAGAGAAATTGAAGCTCCCTTAAATTGTGGAAGGTCCTCTTACTGCCCTCCATCAGTTTTATTTGGAGGTACGAGAGTTCCTATGATTAGAGGTTATTTCACTTCCATGCCCCACATTTTGCTAAATTTTGGATTAATCCACCCGCTTTTCCTGACGACCATGATATCTACATCTATTTTCAGTTTCTTATCTTCTTTTCCAGGCTTTTCTGCCTTGCTAATCAACATGTAGCAACAACTAAGTTTCGACtcatttttctatatatatacacaattttGTCTAATCACAAATGCTAACTAGTTCCCTGTCGACATATATATCGAAATCCTGCATTGCTTTTCTGTTTGGGTAGACATCATGAGTGAATACTGATACGAGTAATACAGACTGATATATTTAGAGAAATGATAGAAAGTATATATTTAGAGAGACAAGCAATGTCTATATTACTCGTGTCAGTCTACATTTATGATGTCTACATATATATTGCAAAGATATTGCAGGTTGTCGTCTAAAATCTAATTCAATCTGTGCGGGAAGAAATCCCACGTTTAATTGCATGCGTCTGTCTCGCAGGTAATAAGTGTTAGATGTTTATTAGGATCATCAAACTTGACCTTCGCCTTGATTCAATTTTGTCAAAACCTTCGACCAATTGCTTGATTTGATTCTTTTTACATTATTTACAGTGAatcttgtcttttatttcctcTATATTTATATTAGGGTTATATCCATGTAGACCCCCGAAACTTTGGTCTGCTTGCATATGCGCACCTTTCATATGGTAATGTGGTATATGATAAGAACCCAACCACCAACACATgacacccaaggcccaactccCACCCACTCATAGGCTGAGCTGTCCCAAAGGCCCACAGGCCTAACCTGGGTATACCCTGGTCCAATCCTCCTGAAAAACCTTGGTATCATGTGAAGGGGTGGGCACACTTATAAAGTGCACCCTCATGCCCGCATCTTTCAATGTGGTATTTATCAGTATATAAGTGTAAAACACTTGTAAGGAGACCTAACTTCAGGGGTTCTGCTTGTATATAGTCCGTACTAATTTCCCCGTACATTACAGAAATTGTTAGGGACTCCCTATCAGGCTATCACACCTTCCCCTGCAATTTCTTAACCTCATCCACCAACAAAGAAATGATGAGAAGAAAACTGAGTTGCATGTTAGTATTTGTCTGCCCATGTCGAGCCAAAAATGTGGCTCGATTGGTCAATTTGTTAGGTTCATGATAGCTCTCTCGATCAGGCCTTttcatttggttttcttttcaataTACTTTGGTCTACACATCTCTTTCTTAGACTATCTTTTATATTTGAAAGACCTttcatttggttttcttttctatatacTTCGGTCTACACTGACTACGCAACTTttcatttggttttcttttcaataTACTTTATAGTCTACACATCTCTTTCTTCGACTGTCTTTTAAATTTGTGTGGAAGTGGCGAGACTTCTGACCCAATGGCCGGCTTAATTAGGTAGATTAAATTGATTAATAAGCCAGTATGATGTTTGCTTTTCGCAATAAATAATGTAAGCAAGCATCTTTATACAATTGAAGTAACAAAGGGGACAAAAAAATCGTTCAACTCAATTTtgcattgtttatttttcacttattttattagtaaaatatattttaaaaaaaagatacaaAGAAAACTAAGTCGCTCTGAATTAACTAAGTCGCTCTGAATTAAACACCTTATACTGGGTCGTAAAGAcatgagtttagactcatattgaatattcaaaa carries:
- the LOC119984144 gene encoding putative transferase At1g60990, chloroplastic, with protein sequence MAATAIPCAGYVATRVPFPNKLRQLQNSAWWIPINRKNKLKNLNSRLPSPPIAALPFDLSPPPIDNDFLDTMTASGAKVSEEGVVETFENDDEALDSFDNGVVVVDLSHFGRIRVSGDDRVHFLHNQSTSNFECLKDGQGCETVFVTPTARTIDIAHAWIMKNAIMLVVSPTMSGIIANMLNKYIFFADKVEIQDITKQTCFFILAGPKSNQLIHNLDLGDLVGQPCGTHRHYSVNGMPVTVAVGNIISEEGFSLLMSPAAAGTVWKNILSEGAIPLGSNAWEKIRIIQGRPAPGNELTNEFNVLEAGLWNSISLDKGCYKGQETISRLITYDGVKQRLWGLCLSAPAQPGSSIFVDGRKVGKLTSYTSGRKDSEHFGLGYVKKQAATSGDTVVVGDNVMGKVVEVPFLARQCPPSKAQNQSSLII